One segment of Gemmatimonadaceae bacterium DNA contains the following:
- a CDS encoding OsmC family protein — translation MSKTHEYTTRLEWNGNLGTGTSTYAGYGRDYTVAVHGKPDMRGSADPMFRGNPALNNPEDLFVASISACHMLTYLALCARKGVSVVAYEDNAQGMLVLDADWNGKFERVVLNPVVTIDDGEKQSVAMDLHEEAHKACFVAASCSVPIHHAAIVRVRSKTESQQ, via the coding sequence ATGTCAAAAACGCACGAGTACACAACCCGGCTGGAATGGAACGGCAATCTCGGCACAGGCACATCGACTTACGCCGGGTATGGCAGGGACTACACCGTAGCTGTGCACGGGAAGCCTGATATGCGCGGAAGCGCTGACCCGATGTTTCGCGGGAATCCCGCGCTGAACAACCCCGAAGATCTGTTTGTCGCGTCAATCTCGGCTTGTCATATGCTCACGTACCTTGCGCTGTGCGCCCGAAAAGGCGTGTCAGTCGTCGCGTACGAGGACAATGCGCAGGGTATGCTCGTGCTCGACGCCGACTGGAATGGCAAATTCGAGCGGGTCGTCCTGAACCCGGTTGTAACGATCGACGACGGGGAGAAACAGTCCGTTGCAATGGACCTGCATGAGGAAGCGCACAAGGCGTGTTTCGTCGCCGCGTCCTGCAGTGTGCCCATCCACCATGCTGCGATTGTGAGAGTTCGTTCGAAGACTGAATCTCAGCAATGA
- a CDS encoding serine/threonine-protein kinase — protein sequence MTPERWEEIKTVFSAALAAEPADRSALIASRCADDEECRTEVESLLAAHDGPDSIPGARKAIAETAAEIAVEQDSEYRTVLEKALAPHYEIVRQLGRGGMGAVYLAKEVALERLVAIKVLRPDLLVSVEGRERFRREARIVAQLSHPGILQLHTFGELPGVWYFVMGYVRGESLAERLNRRGRLPWIEAHRIMMEVADALDCAHRLSVIHRDIKPANVLLDEESGRSVLADFGISKMPGLTDGLTESGMVFGTPDYMSPEQTLGLADIDERSDIYSLGAVSYVMLCGRAPFAGGSSVELMHARLSQEPADLLKLVPSVPEELAAIVMRCLSRDRANRWPDARSLKEALVRVRGIADDGLPEGIKDLPSFGPYAFIWVSAWVSFGLLTHRSPAERALLLVIALLVPLGLMLHVWNVGRNGIGSLQMLRVASWPPEWWGMWWPKRLRRPSDVWTRLPLPARMTRLALSGVIVLVPLIMVVRERLTSAGSRVADTVFFAIEGGMVVVAAAITLFAFVWARKQRLGAVDSARFLFGATAASPVWSESAMARLLWSSKGRVRPPQMDSPADIYRAIREQLASLAGESMEVRKAAEELADNTLRAVQRVDKALASLDRNANESEVARLSERLTMLGGPASENTGEQRELRVLLQQQLEVVHRMRDSHQITRGRRRMHVAVLEGLWAAVSAASGRAGDATREEFGDRVAALTVQLDQDSAGTGRGV from the coding sequence GTGACGCCCGAGCGCTGGGAGGAGATCAAGACTGTTTTCTCGGCGGCCCTCGCGGCGGAGCCCGCAGATCGATCGGCCCTCATCGCCAGTCGCTGCGCGGACGATGAGGAATGTCGTACTGAAGTCGAGTCACTCCTCGCTGCGCATGATGGTCCCGACAGCATCCCGGGCGCGCGCAAGGCGATAGCGGAAACCGCCGCCGAAATTGCGGTTGAGCAGGATTCGGAATACCGCACGGTGCTCGAGAAAGCCCTCGCACCCCATTACGAAATCGTCCGCCAGCTTGGACGCGGTGGCATGGGTGCCGTCTATCTGGCAAAGGAAGTGGCGCTCGAACGGTTGGTAGCGATCAAGGTGCTGCGGCCCGATCTGCTCGTTTCGGTGGAGGGCCGCGAGCGCTTTCGGCGAGAGGCTCGCATTGTTGCCCAGCTTTCACATCCCGGAATTCTTCAGCTCCACACGTTTGGGGAGTTACCGGGCGTGTGGTACTTCGTGATGGGCTACGTTCGCGGAGAATCTCTCGCGGAACGCCTGAACCGTCGCGGCCGCCTTCCATGGATCGAGGCGCACAGGATAATGATGGAAGTGGCGGACGCACTGGATTGCGCGCACCGACTCTCCGTGATTCATCGCGACATCAAGCCGGCGAACGTGCTGCTCGACGAAGAATCGGGGAGGAGCGTACTCGCTGATTTCGGGATCTCGAAGATGCCGGGGCTCACTGATGGGTTGACCGAGTCGGGAATGGTTTTTGGAACTCCTGACTACATGTCTCCGGAGCAGACCCTCGGACTGGCCGACATCGACGAGAGAAGTGACATCTATTCCCTTGGTGCGGTCAGTTACGTCATGCTGTGTGGACGAGCGCCATTCGCTGGCGGCAGTTCGGTTGAGCTGATGCACGCACGACTGTCGCAAGAGCCGGCAGACCTTCTGAAGCTGGTTCCGTCGGTGCCCGAAGAGCTGGCGGCGATCGTCATGCGCTGCCTTTCACGCGACCGCGCGAATCGATGGCCGGACGCCCGCTCTCTGAAGGAGGCGCTTGTCCGCGTCAGAGGGATAGCCGACGACGGACTGCCTGAGGGAATAAAAGATCTGCCAAGTTTTGGGCCGTATGCTTTCATATGGGTATCGGCGTGGGTCTCGTTCGGGCTGCTGACGCATCGATCTCCCGCTGAGCGTGCATTGTTGCTGGTTATTGCGCTGCTCGTTCCGCTCGGTCTCATGCTTCATGTCTGGAACGTGGGGCGCAACGGGATCGGCTCGCTGCAGATGCTGCGCGTTGCGTCGTGGCCTCCCGAGTGGTGGGGGATGTGGTGGCCAAAACGGCTGCGGCGCCCGTCGGATGTATGGACCAGGCTGCCACTGCCGGCTCGAATGACCCGGCTTGCACTGAGCGGAGTGATAGTGCTTGTGCCCTTGATCATGGTGGTCCGCGAAAGACTGACGTCGGCAGGGTCTCGCGTGGCTGACACAGTGTTTTTCGCTATCGAGGGAGGGATGGTCGTGGTGGCGGCAGCGATAACACTGTTCGCGTTTGTCTGGGCACGAAAACAGCGACTCGGTGCGGTCGACTCGGCGCGGTTTCTTTTTGGGGCGACCGCGGCGTCTCCCGTGTGGAGCGAGTCGGCAATGGCTCGCCTTCTGTGGTCATCCAAAGGCCGTGTACGACCGCCGCAGATGGATAGTCCCGCCGATATCTATCGCGCGATAAGGGAGCAGCTTGCATCGCTGGCTGGCGAAAGCATGGAAGTGAGAAAGGCGGCCGAAGAACTCGCGGACAACACCCTCCGAGCTGTGCAGCGCGTCGACAAGGCGCTTGCGTCCCTCGACCGCAACGCAAACGAGTCAGAGGTCGCCAGATTATCCGAGCGCCTCACGATGCTTGGCGGACCTGCGAGTGAAAATACCGGCGAGCAGCGCGAGTTACGGGTACTGCTCCAGCAGCAGCTCGAGGTCGTACATCGAATGCGGGATTCCCATCAAATCACGCGCGGCCGACGCAGGATGCACGTTGCGGTGCTGGAGGGTCTGTGGGCCGCGGTTTCTGCAGCGTCCGGTCGGGCAGGCGATGCTACGCGTGAGGAGTTTGGCGATCGCGTTGCTGCGCTGACGGTGCAACTGGACCAGGACTCGGCGGGCACGGGGCGCGGCGTCTGA
- a CDS encoding DUF1028 domain-containing protein — protein MNQLFPLVAACMVAATINTPLAAQEPASWGETLEFNTFSIAAVDPRTKESGVAVTTRVACVGNGVPWVRAGVGAVATQAATRTEHGPQILDRMAKGMAPAEALRRQIAADTGAAQRQVGVISTDGRSAQHTGAGTTAWAGHRAGPNYVAQGNLLVGPAVLDAVAANFEATAGTPRHLADRLIDAIAAGHAAGGDARKGRSQSAAVVVADPRPGRSRRTDGITAFINVCEHPDPVAELRRIYNTISQTLGFRTLEHFAGNDVWQLKVMLHALGAYRPGTPELARDSTALVYNAETVVAVDAFRFSEKLAGPSLGSPSGLVDAETVARLWSALNRAGKARAVREKLMEVTAVRR, from the coding sequence ATGAATCAATTATTTCCGCTGGTCGCAGCGTGCATGGTGGCGGCGACAATAAATACGCCGCTTGCGGCACAGGAACCCGCGAGCTGGGGAGAAACCCTCGAGTTCAATACGTTCTCGATCGCCGCGGTAGATCCGCGAACGAAGGAATCCGGAGTCGCAGTCACTACTCGCGTCGCGTGCGTCGGCAATGGGGTGCCGTGGGTACGGGCTGGTGTCGGCGCTGTCGCAACCCAGGCGGCAACACGCACGGAACACGGCCCGCAGATTCTCGATCGGATGGCAAAGGGCATGGCGCCGGCCGAAGCGCTTCGGCGACAGATCGCTGCGGACACCGGAGCAGCACAGAGGCAGGTCGGAGTGATCTCGACGGATGGCCGAAGCGCCCAGCATACCGGCGCTGGAACGACGGCGTGGGCGGGTCATCGAGCCGGTCCCAACTACGTCGCTCAGGGGAATCTGCTCGTCGGTCCAGCGGTACTCGACGCAGTCGCCGCAAATTTCGAAGCGACCGCCGGCACTCCGCGTCACCTCGCAGATCGTCTCATCGATGCCATCGCCGCCGGACACGCGGCAGGGGGCGACGCGAGAAAGGGCCGTTCGCAATCCGCCGCGGTGGTGGTCGCCGACCCGCGGCCGGGCCGTTCCCGCCGAACGGACGGGATTACTGCTTTCATCAACGTTTGCGAGCATCCCGACCCAGTGGCAGAGCTCCGCCGCATCTACAACACAATCTCGCAGACACTCGGCTTCCGAACGCTCGAGCATTTCGCCGGAAATGATGTCTGGCAACTCAAAGTGATGTTGCATGCACTTGGCGCTTATCGCCCTGGCACACCGGAGCTCGCGCGCGACTCCACCGCGCTTGTTTACAACGCTGAGACAGTCGTAGCGGTCGATGCGTTCCGCTTTTCGGAGAAGCTGGCGGGCCCATCGCTGGGATCACCTTCGGGGCTGGTCGATGCGGAGACCGTCGCGCGGCTGTGGTCAGCGCTGAATCGCGCGGGGAAAGCGCGCGCAGTCCGGGAAAAATTGATGGAGGTCACCGCCGTCCGGCGATGA
- the sixA gene encoding phosphohistidine phosphatase SixA, giving the protein MKLLVIRHAIAKDREKFAESGESDDLRPITTTGEKKMRRIAKALVDEIGDVDRLATSPLTRAMETARIVADAYGIDDPEVTDSLVPEARPEQFEEWCGASTETSVLGIVGHEPHLGALVTWLLTASQESRILLKKGGACLLEFELQPRRDSGTLLWLLTPAQLRKMARR; this is encoded by the coding sequence ATGAAACTGCTGGTCATACGTCACGCCATCGCAAAAGACAGGGAAAAATTCGCCGAGTCCGGTGAATCGGATGATCTCCGGCCGATTACGACGACGGGCGAAAAAAAGATGAGAAGGATCGCGAAGGCGCTGGTTGATGAAATCGGAGATGTCGACCGTCTCGCCACCAGCCCGCTGACGCGCGCGATGGAAACTGCCAGGATTGTCGCTGACGCTTACGGAATCGACGACCCCGAAGTCACGGACTCGCTTGTGCCTGAAGCGCGCCCGGAGCAGTTCGAGGAGTGGTGCGGGGCTTCCACGGAGACGAGCGTGCTCGGAATAGTCGGCCATGAGCCGCATCTTGGCGCACTCGTCACATGGCTGCTGACCGCGAGTCAGGAGTCGCGCATTCTCCTCAAGAAAGGGGGCGCCTGCCTGCTGGAGTTCGAGCTGCAGCCACGCCGCGATTCGGGAACGCTGCTGTGGCTGCTTACTCCTGCTCAGTTGAGGAAAATGGCCCGCCGTTAG
- a CDS encoding S9 family peptidase, with amino-acid sequence MRHLKLVMAVLLSGTPFASIGAQQNGSMVPPPVATREVHETSIHGYKLSDDYFWLRRKADPAVRAYLEAENAYTVAKMKHTDSLQQRLYDEIVGHVKQTDLSVPYRRGAYLYYSKTETGKQYPVYVRKPVTGGPEQVMLDQNELAKGLGYYAIGARVVSDDDSLLAFTFDSTGYRQYTLRIKNLRTGRMLPDRVTRVGSVVWSTDGRTLFVTTEDSITKRSDKFWRHPVGGDSMSLLFNERDELFDVYAHRSLNREMIFLQSAAKTTSEMHYLPAGNPSAGLRVILPRETGHEYDADYDAGRFYLRTNRNARNFRVVSAPVSAPSSWTDVVAGKPGVKISNVEFFRDHMVLSEREGGLPYLRIMDKKTGASHRVATSEPAFSMGTTSNAEYDTNRIQYSYNSLVTPPSTFEYDMSARSRKLLKQQEVPGYAAQGYESRRIWANARDGTKVPVSLVYKKGTKIDGSAPMLLYAYGSYGSSQDAAFSSSRLSLLDRGFIWAVANIRGGGELGEEWREAGRMMNKMNTFTDFIDVADYLVKTRYTSNDRLMIQGGSAGGLLMGAVVNMRPELFRAAIAAVPFVDVINTMLDASLPLTTSEYIEWGNPNDKAAFDYMMTYSPYDNIKAQRYPAMLVEVSLNDSQVPYWEGAKFVAKLRSMKKDDNLLLLKTNTGAGHGGASGRYDRFREIAFEYAFLLSQIPKQ; translated from the coding sequence ATGAGACATCTGAAATTGGTAATGGCTGTACTGCTGTCTGGAACTCCATTCGCATCGATTGGCGCGCAACAGAACGGGTCGATGGTCCCACCTCCGGTCGCTACGCGCGAGGTGCATGAGACGTCGATCCACGGCTACAAGCTGAGCGACGATTACTTCTGGCTGAGGCGAAAGGCAGACCCGGCGGTTCGCGCGTATCTGGAAGCGGAGAATGCGTATACCGTCGCAAAGATGAAACACACCGATTCGCTGCAGCAGCGGCTTTACGACGAGATCGTCGGCCACGTAAAGCAGACCGATCTGAGTGTTCCTTACCGGCGCGGAGCGTACCTCTACTACTCAAAGACCGAAACGGGAAAGCAATACCCAGTCTACGTTCGCAAGCCGGTTACGGGCGGCCCGGAACAGGTGATGCTCGACCAGAACGAGCTGGCAAAGGGTCTGGGTTATTATGCCATCGGCGCACGCGTTGTCAGCGATGACGACTCGCTCCTCGCGTTCACTTTTGACAGCACGGGATACAGGCAGTACACACTCCGGATCAAGAACCTCCGTACCGGCAGGATGCTGCCGGACCGCGTCACCCGGGTCGGCAGCGTCGTATGGTCGACCGACGGCCGCACCCTCTTCGTCACGACGGAAGATTCGATCACCAAACGGTCCGACAAGTTCTGGCGGCACCCCGTCGGCGGCGACAGTATGAGCCTGCTGTTCAACGAAAGAGACGAACTTTTCGACGTCTATGCTCATCGGTCGCTCAACCGGGAGATGATTTTTCTCCAGAGTGCTGCCAAAACTACATCGGAGATGCACTACCTCCCCGCCGGCAATCCTTCTGCCGGCCTCAGGGTAATCCTGCCGCGCGAAACCGGGCACGAGTACGACGCCGATTACGACGCCGGCCGCTTTTACCTCCGAACGAACAGGAACGCCCGAAACTTCCGCGTGGTCAGCGCCCCGGTCAGTGCGCCATCCAGCTGGACTGATGTGGTCGCCGGCAAACCAGGCGTCAAGATTTCCAACGTCGAATTCTTTCGCGACCACATGGTGCTATCCGAGCGCGAGGGCGGCCTTCCATATCTTCGCATCATGGACAAGAAGACGGGCGCCTCGCACCGTGTGGCGACGTCGGAGCCGGCGTTCTCGATGGGAACGACATCGAATGCCGAGTACGACACGAATCGCATTCAATATTCCTACAACTCGCTGGTCACCCCGCCCTCGACATTCGAATACGACATGTCGGCCAGATCGCGTAAGCTTCTCAAGCAGCAGGAGGTTCCGGGATACGCCGCGCAGGGGTACGAATCGCGCAGGATATGGGCGAACGCGCGCGACGGCACAAAGGTACCTGTATCGCTCGTGTACAAAAAGGGAACGAAGATTGATGGATCGGCGCCGATGCTCCTCTACGCGTACGGTTCGTACGGTTCGTCTCAGGACGCAGCCTTTTCGTCAAGCCGGCTTTCCCTGCTCGACCGCGGGTTCATCTGGGCTGTCGCAAATATTCGCGGCGGCGGCGAGCTCGGAGAGGAATGGCGTGAAGCCGGACGGATGATGAACAAGATGAACACGTTCACTGATTTCATCGACGTGGCCGACTATCTCGTGAAGACCAGGTACACATCGAATGATCGGCTGATGATCCAGGGAGGCTCGGCCGGTGGTCTTCTGATGGGAGCGGTCGTGAACATGAGGCCCGAACTTTTCAGGGCCGCCATCGCGGCGGTACCGTTTGTAGATGTGATAAACACCATGCTCGATGCCTCCCTTCCCCTCACCACAAGTGAGTACATCGAATGGGGTAATCCGAACGACAAGGCGGCGTTCGACTACATGATGACGTATTCGCCATACGACAACATCAAGGCCCAGCGTTATCCGGCAATGCTCGTGGAAGTTTCTCTCAACGACAGTCAGGTGCCTTACTGGGAAGGAGCAAAGTTCGTGGCGAAGCTGCGAAGCATGAAGAAAGACGACAACCTGCTGCTTCTGAAGACGAACACGGGCGCGGGGCACGGCGGCGCGTCGGGCCGATACGACCGCTTCAGGGAGATCGCGTTCGAGTACGCGTTTCTCCTGAGTCAGATACCGAAGCAGTAG
- a CDS encoding prolyl oligopeptidase family serine peptidase: MRALIKHIIVALGLTFPSAAATAQSQAQFTIEQITSYPFPNELTASASGSRIAWAVNERGQRNVWVAEGPQWRARRLTSYLADDGQELTSIAITADGRHVTYVRGGEHSANWQGTPPNPASSPSAPKVQIWSVPFDGCVATGKPCAPKLLADGDDPEVSPRGDRLVFVRDRQAWTVPTNGASAATRLFTANGEITEMQWSPDGSRIAFVSARGTHAFIGVFTNDSTPILWTAPTTSRDASPRWSPDGTRIAFVRNPGSGGSPDSILVRPRRRWSLWTANAATGEARMIWDAPDKSYPSTHGGTNLHWGAGERIAFLSNAAGQAQLYSIPASGGAPLLLTPGSYMAEHISLSPDRRFLLFAGNAGRDSNDVDRRHIVRVPIDRAAPEVLTSGAGLEWSPIVTGDGRSIAYIGATTQRPPLPAVMPAGGGNPSWIGADRIPPNFPAALVVPSKVIIRSPDGIAVHSQLFNTGGAGRKPAIVYVHGGPPRQMLLGWHYSDYYTNAYALNQYLASRGFVVLSVNYRLGIGYGRDFQQAKRAGAQGASEYQDVRRAAEWLRAQPFVDPDRVGIYGGSYGGFLTAMALARNSDLFAAGVDIHGVHDWTTERARGLMNRERYEEAPDIVRAIKTMWTSSPVSYMKTWKSPVLLIHGDDDRNVRFSQTVDLARRLSAQGVPFEELVIPDDTHHFMRHSNFVRVNTATAEFLLRKLAPRRK, encoded by the coding sequence ATGCGAGCTCTCATAAAGCACATCATCGTCGCCCTCGGGCTGACATTCCCATCCGCGGCCGCAACCGCGCAAAGTCAGGCGCAGTTCACGATCGAGCAGATCACGAGCTACCCCTTCCCGAACGAACTCACCGCCTCGGCATCCGGCAGCAGAATCGCGTGGGCGGTCAATGAACGCGGCCAGCGAAATGTGTGGGTGGCCGAGGGACCTCAGTGGCGGGCACGCCGTCTCACGAGCTACCTCGCCGATGACGGTCAGGAACTCACCAGCATCGCGATTACCGCCGACGGAAGGCACGTAACCTACGTTCGCGGCGGCGAGCATAGCGCAAACTGGCAGGGGACTCCGCCCAATCCCGCGTCAAGTCCGTCCGCACCCAAAGTGCAGATATGGAGTGTGCCGTTCGACGGATGCGTCGCAACGGGGAAGCCCTGCGCGCCAAAGTTGCTCGCCGATGGCGATGATCCAGAAGTTTCGCCACGCGGCGACCGGCTGGTATTCGTGAGAGACCGGCAGGCATGGACAGTTCCCACTAATGGAGCCTCCGCCGCAACGCGGCTATTCACAGCCAATGGCGAGATCACTGAGATGCAGTGGTCGCCGGACGGCAGCCGGATCGCGTTCGTCTCCGCGCGCGGCACCCACGCATTCATCGGCGTATTCACAAACGACTCGACGCCCATCCTGTGGACTGCGCCGACCACCTCGCGCGACGCTTCGCCACGCTGGTCCCCCGACGGAACGCGCATAGCGTTCGTGCGGAATCCCGGGAGCGGCGGCTCCCCCGACTCCATTCTCGTCCGGCCCCGCAGACGTTGGTCGCTCTGGACCGCAAACGCAGCGACCGGCGAAGCGAGGATGATCTGGGACGCGCCAGACAAGTCGTACCCGTCGACGCACGGCGGAACCAACCTGCACTGGGGGGCAGGCGAACGAATCGCCTTCCTCTCCAACGCAGCCGGCCAGGCGCAGCTCTATTCAATTCCGGCGAGCGGTGGCGCGCCGCTCCTGTTGACGCCGGGCAGCTACATGGCTGAACACATCTCACTCAGCCCCGACCGCCGGTTCCTGTTATTTGCCGGAAACGCCGGACGTGACTCGAACGATGTTGACCGCCGCCATATTGTAAGGGTTCCCATAGATCGCGCTGCGCCCGAAGTCCTGACATCCGGCGCCGGCCTCGAGTGGAGCCCGATCGTAACAGGCGACGGGCGGTCGATCGCCTACATCGGTGCTACGACACAGCGCCCCCCGCTTCCCGCGGTGATGCCGGCTGGTGGCGGCAATCCGTCGTGGATCGGCGCTGACCGCATACCCCCCAATTTCCCAGCCGCGCTCGTGGTTCCATCAAAGGTGATCATCAGATCGCCCGACGGCATCGCGGTTCATTCGCAACTGTTCAACACTGGAGGCGCTGGTCGGAAGCCGGCCATCGTCTACGTGCACGGCGGCCCGCCACGACAGATGCTCCTCGGCTGGCATTACTCCGACTACTACACCAACGCCTACGCTCTCAACCAGTATCTCGCGAGCAGAGGCTTCGTCGTACTGTCAGTGAACTACCGTCTCGGCATCGGCTACGGCCGCGACTTTCAGCAGGCGAAACGCGCTGGCGCGCAGGGCGCATCGGAGTACCAGGATGTGCGAAGAGCAGCAGAGTGGCTTAGAGCGCAGCCGTTTGTCGATCCAGACAGGGTCGGAATATATGGCGGGTCGTACGGGGGCTTTCTCACCGCGATGGCGCTGGCACGCAACTCCGATCTCTTCGCTGCCGGCGTCGACATCCACGGCGTACACGATTGGACGACAGAGCGAGCGCGGGGCTTGATGAACCGCGAGCGCTACGAAGAGGCACCGGATATTGTCCGCGCGATCAAAACCATGTGGACATCGTCGCCGGTTTCATACATGAAGACCTGGAAGTCGCCGGTGCTTCTCATTCACGGTGACGATGACCGTAACGTCAGGTTCAGCCAGACCGTGGATCTCGCGCGCCGGCTCTCGGCACAGGGCGTGCCGTTCGAGGAGCTGGTGATCCCTGACGACACCCATCACTTCATGCGGCACTCGAACTTCGTGCGTGTCAATACTGCGACCGCTGAGTTTCTTTTGCGCAAGCTCGCGCCCCGCCGCAAGTAG
- a CDS encoding sigma-70 family RNA polymerase sigma factor produces the protein MYRRSATHNGRIVTSPSESSGSDVTQLLMAWRRGDESAIDRLLPIIYEELRRVADRAMRRESPGHSLQPTALLHEAYLKLVDQDRAVYRSRAHFFAIAAQVMRRILVDHARERLAAKRGGGAIQVTLDGVVAGAEGSASLDVIVLHDALDALGAIDPFQARLVEMRYFSGLNIEETAEALDVSPATVKREWVIARSWLRRALGAA, from the coding sequence TTGTATCGTCGCTCGGCCACGCACAATGGAAGGATCGTCACTTCACCATCCGAGTCTTCGGGATCAGACGTAACGCAGCTCCTTATGGCGTGGAGACGAGGCGACGAATCCGCGATAGATCGACTCCTGCCGATTATCTACGAGGAGCTGCGCCGCGTTGCAGATCGCGCGATGAGGCGAGAGTCCCCGGGTCATTCACTGCAGCCCACGGCTCTTCTGCACGAGGCATATCTCAAGCTCGTAGACCAGGACCGCGCGGTATACCGGAGCCGGGCCCATTTTTTCGCGATAGCCGCGCAGGTCATGCGCCGAATCCTTGTTGATCACGCGCGCGAGCGACTGGCTGCCAAACGCGGTGGCGGGGCGATTCAGGTGACACTCGATGGCGTAGTGGCGGGTGCGGAAGGATCGGCTTCACTCGATGTGATAGTGCTCCATGACGCACTCGACGCGCTTGGTGCGATCGATCCGTTCCAAGCCAGGCTGGTGGAGATGCGATACTTCAGCGGCCTGAACATCGAAGAAACTGCCGAGGCTCTCGATGTGTCCCCGGCGACGGTCAAGCGCGAGTGGGTGATTGCGCGCAGCTGGCTTCGCCGCGCGCTTGGTGCGGCGTGA